A region from the Candidatus Binatia bacterium genome encodes:
- a CDS encoding VOC family protein — protein sequence MSAKQQSERPRFRVGRLDHVHIRVPDRAEAAAWYAEHLGFEAVERFDFWAKGFPGGPLQISADGGQTMLALFEASEGHPMIKQETGVAFSVDAEAYMAFTRSLPGSICHPSGKPLVPNNMVDFDMCWAFDFADPWGNQYELNCYEYARIASELIEADGIEPTRYWPRELHDNWRKS from the coding sequence GTGAGCGCGAAGCAGCAGTCCGAGAGGCCACGGTTCCGAGTTGGCCGACTTGACCACGTCCACATCCGGGTGCCGGACCGAGCCGAGGCGGCCGCGTGGTACGCCGAACATCTCGGCTTCGAGGCTGTCGAGCGCTTCGACTTTTGGGCCAAGGGCTTCCCGGGCGGCCCCCTACAAATCTCGGCGGACGGGGGTCAAACGATGCTCGCCCTCTTCGAGGCGAGCGAAGGGCACCCCATGATCAAGCAGGAGACAGGGGTGGCCTTTAGCGTCGACGCCGAGGCCTATATGGCCTTCACCCGCTCTTTGCCCGGAAGCATTTGTCACCCCTCTGGAAAACCCCTGGTCCCAAACAACATGGTCGATTTTGACATGTGTTGGGCCTTCGACTTCGCCGACCCCTGGGGCAACCAATACGAACTCAACTGCTATGAGTACGCGCGCATCGCCTCGGAGCTCATCGAGGCCGACGGGATCGAGCCGACGCGCTACTGGCCGCGTGAGCTGCACGACAACTGGCGCAAGTCCTGA
- a CDS encoding potassium channel family protein, producing MLILICALAIAWFEGLPIGASIYFSFITGLTVGYGDIVPHTAAGRFVAVLLGFIGILFTGVVVAVTVRAVRDAWDEVHKSD from the coding sequence ATGTTGATCCTGATCTGTGCTCTAGCGATCGCATGGTTCGAAGGCCTTCCCATCGGAGCATCAATCTACTTCTCCTTTATCACGGGGCTCACTGTCGGATACGGAGACATCGTCCCACACACAGCGGCTGGTAGATTCGTTGCCGTGTTGTTGGGTTTCATCGGGATACTCTTTACGGGGGTCGTGGTTGCGGTCACCGTGCGCGCGGTTCGTGACGCCTGGGACGAGGTGCACAAGTCTGATTGA